The following are encoded in a window of Candidatus Sericytochromatia bacterium genomic DNA:
- the murA gene encoding UDP-N-acetylglucosamine 1-carboxyvinyltransferase: MERLVIEGGQTLKGRVRISGAKNSALALIAGTVLSEGVVELSNVPDLLDVRVISEVLGHLGAEVSFANGCLRVDGSGVNQYAAPYDLVTRMRASFFVLGPVLARMGRAKIPLPGGCAIGSRPVDLHLKGLRALGATVQIEHGFVEAYADRLYGANIYLDYPSVGATENIMMAASLADGITVIENCAQEPEIVDLADMLNAMGADIRGVGTEQIVIHGVERLGGCRHRVIPDRIEAGTFMMAAAITRGELRLEGVRVDHMQAVVSKLTEAGVLIQPDGPDSVIVKGHEDLRPVDVRTMPYPGFPTDLQAPMMALLATIPGTSMISETVFENRFLHVDELLRMGACIKTEGNAAVILGSRRLTGAPVKATDLRAGAALIIAALAAQGGTQISGLHHIDRGYESIEQKFTTGGGVLKRSTVTDSLLVS; the protein is encoded by the coding sequence GTGGAACGGCTCGTCATCGAAGGTGGACAGACGCTCAAGGGACGGGTGCGCATCAGCGGGGCAAAGAATTCGGCCCTGGCACTGATTGCTGGCACTGTGCTGTCGGAGGGCGTGGTCGAGCTGTCGAACGTCCCCGATTTGCTGGACGTCCGCGTGATCTCCGAAGTGCTCGGTCACCTCGGGGCTGAAGTTTCCTTTGCGAATGGCTGTCTGCGCGTGGATGGCAGCGGCGTCAATCAGTACGCGGCCCCCTACGACCTCGTGACCCGCATGCGCGCCTCGTTCTTCGTGCTGGGGCCGGTCCTGGCTCGCATGGGACGCGCCAAGATTCCTCTCCCGGGCGGTTGCGCGATCGGGTCTCGCCCGGTTGACCTCCATCTCAAGGGGCTGCGAGCGCTGGGCGCCACGGTTCAGATCGAGCACGGCTTCGTGGAAGCCTATGCGGACCGCCTCTATGGTGCCAACATCTATCTCGACTACCCCAGCGTTGGGGCGACGGAAAACATCATGATGGCCGCCTCGCTCGCCGATGGCATCACGGTGATTGAAAATTGCGCCCAAGAGCCAGAAATTGTCGACCTGGCCGACATGCTCAATGCGATGGGGGCAGACATCCGTGGCGTTGGGACGGAACAGATTGTCATTCACGGAGTCGAGCGTCTCGGCGGGTGCCGCCATCGGGTCATTCCCGATCGCATTGAAGCCGGTACCTTCATGATGGCTGCCGCCATCACGCGGGGTGAACTCCGTCTTGAGGGCGTTCGCGTCGACCACATGCAAGCCGTTGTCAGTAAGCTGACCGAGGCGGGTGTGTTGATCCAACCCGACGGTCCAGACAGCGTGATTGTCAAAGGCCACGAAGATTTGCGCCCCGTGGACGTGCGCACGATGCCCTACCCGGGCTTCCCGACCGATCTGCAGGCCCCCATGATGGCCCTGTTGGCGACCATCCCTGGAACCAGCATGATCAGTGAAACGGTGTTTGAAAACCGCTTCCTCCACGTCGACGAATTGCTGCGGATGGGCGCTTGCATCAAGACCGAAGGAAACGCGGCGGTCATTTTGGGGAGTCGCCGCTTGACCGGGGCTCCGGTCAAGGCGACTGACCTGCGCGCCGGTGCCGCACTGATCATCGCCGCCTTGGCGGCACAGGGTGGAACGCAGATCTCTGGTCTTCACCACATCGACCGCGGTTACGAGTCGATCGAGCAGAAATTCACGACAGGCGGCGGTGTCCTGAAGCGCTCCACCGTCACGGATTCTCTGCTGGTCAGTTAA
- a CDS encoding phosphodiester glycosidase family protein: MRLPGPADTSFEERASEECWRLRVASATVPSGLQILDHRVLGRAGVEVGESEYTLVLPWKYWCPSTVTRTETGLTVRFSIYFDQRTTDAIAPGVTYERTRRASHEGPLAAHLIRIARRPGSSEVVPVSAGSSLGSVETVSAMARRSRAIAGINGAYFSTRSGHPLGLLMIDRELWTGPLFHRSALFLAPDRAMVGPTSLSERVVLSSGESYDLDGINLPRGANRLVAYTSRYGNRTGTPPDGREWLLDAEGGILNTVTGNGEIPPSGRVLSAHGQVADWLSNRLKLGQRLVFKQPLFELMPNVRHIIGAGPRLLMNGRIELLTEREQFRADVGIGRAPRTAVGITADGDLLLLVVDGRSPRHSVGLTLLELAEFLRERGAVDALNFDGGGSAAMTIRGELVSRPSDGAERPVANALLVIPSPGRAAAAP; encoded by the coding sequence TTGCGCCTGCCCGGCCCGGCGGACACATCCTTCGAGGAGCGCGCCTCGGAGGAGTGCTGGCGATTGCGCGTGGCTTCCGCCACCGTGCCAAGTGGCCTGCAGATCTTGGACCATCGCGTGTTGGGCCGAGCCGGTGTGGAGGTGGGCGAATCGGAATACACGCTGGTATTGCCCTGGAAATACTGGTGTCCCAGCACCGTGACCCGAACCGAGACGGGTCTGACGGTCCGATTTTCCATTTATTTCGACCAGCGCACCACCGATGCCATCGCCCCTGGCGTGACCTACGAGCGGACGCGGCGAGCTTCTCACGAGGGGCCATTGGCCGCCCATCTGATTCGCATCGCCAGACGGCCAGGATCAAGCGAGGTGGTGCCCGTCAGCGCTGGCTCGTCTCTTGGCAGCGTGGAGACAGTCTCGGCGATGGCGCGACGCAGTCGGGCAATCGCGGGGATCAATGGCGCTTACTTCTCCACGCGTTCAGGACACCCCTTGGGCCTTCTGATGATCGATCGCGAATTGTGGACAGGCCCTTTATTCCATCGAAGTGCGCTATTCCTGGCACCCGATAGGGCCATGGTCGGGCCGACCTCCTTGTCCGAGCGGGTGGTGCTTTCCTCAGGCGAGTCATACGACCTGGATGGCATCAATCTGCCACGAGGAGCCAATCGCCTGGTAGCCTACACCTCTCGCTACGGGAACCGAACTGGAACCCCACCGGATGGACGTGAATGGTTGCTGGATGCTGAGGGCGGAATCCTGAATACCGTGACCGGCAACGGGGAAATTCCCCCCAGCGGCCGGGTCCTCTCCGCCCACGGGCAAGTGGCCGATTGGCTTTCAAACCGTCTCAAGCTGGGGCAACGCCTGGTCTTCAAGCAGCCCTTGTTCGAGTTGATGCCCAACGTCCGCCACATCATTGGAGCGGGACCGCGTTTGCTGATGAACGGGCGCATCGAATTGCTGACCGAGCGCGAGCAATTTCGTGCGGACGTGGGCATCGGCCGTGCCCCTCGGACGGCAGTTGGCATCACGGCCGATGGGGATTTGCTGCTGCTGGTGGTGGACGGACGATCCCCCAGACACAGTGTGGGTCTGACGCTTCTGGAACTGGCCGAGTTTCTTCGGGAGCGCGGGGCCGTGGACGCGCTGAACTTCGACGGAGGCGGGTCTGCGGCCATGACGATTCGCGGAGAACTGGTCAGTCGTCCATCCGATGGAGCAGAGCGACCCGTGGCAAATGCGCTGCTGGTGATACCCTCCCCAGGGCGTGCTGCCGCTGCCCCGTAA
- a CDS encoding 8-oxo-dGTP diphosphatase: MPYTPILGTLAYVRDASRSQVLLVHRNARQDDAHLGKWNGLGGKMEPDESPVSCIRRELMEEAGIVVEAMALRGTINWPGFGPNGENWFGFIFLVDAFEGTPWTRNEEGSLCWHPISALLSGELPLWEGDRHFLPLVFDEDPRPFHGVMPYAHGRPTDWQFARL; encoded by the coding sequence ATGCCCTACACGCCCATCCTCGGAACCCTGGCCTACGTTCGAGATGCCAGCCGGTCTCAGGTGTTGCTGGTCCATCGGAACGCCCGGCAAGACGATGCCCACCTGGGAAAATGGAACGGACTGGGCGGAAAGATGGAACCAGACGAGAGTCCGGTGTCCTGTATTCGTCGTGAGCTGATGGAAGAAGCCGGGATTGTGGTAGAGGCGATGGCGTTGCGCGGCACGATCAACTGGCCGGGGTTTGGCCCAAATGGAGAAAACTGGTTTGGCTTCATCTTTCTGGTCGATGCGTTCGAGGGAACGCCTTGGACCAGAAACGAGGAGGGCTCGCTCTGCTGGCATCCCATCAGCGCCCTTCTCAGCGGTGAGTTGCCGCTCTGGGAGGGCGATCGCCATTTCCTGCCGCTGGTCTTTGACGAGGATCCGCGACCTTTCCACGGCGTCATGCCGTATGCCCACGGCCGCCCGACCGACTGGCAGTTCGCACGCCTCTGA
- a CDS encoding RyR domain-containing protein — protein MDFEKLAEASHQAWFVAMARQGWVFGPRLSAEFKTHPWLKPYPGLSDNTKEVVRAQVRGLLQALEAQGVTSIAGLANQMPAAAAPPPPVRAASAEPVSPPPPKPVTSVPSAAPSPALEKTDDAGRSDGQVLDRKVDASGRMRIGSGLVKKAELLKSGTTQVTIIQNGDVIEVLPYDPNASGAFYASVNPDGFMLPKAMLAGTGGQDFTLTITPGRLVVKPKS, from the coding sequence ATGGATTTCGAAAAGCTCGCCGAGGCATCACATCAGGCCTGGTTCGTCGCAATGGCACGCCAGGGCTGGGTGTTCGGCCCCCGGTTGAGTGCGGAGTTCAAAACCCATCCGTGGTTGAAGCCTTACCCAGGCTTGAGTGATAACACCAAAGAGGTGGTGCGCGCCCAGGTTCGAGGCTTGCTGCAAGCCCTCGAGGCGCAGGGCGTCACCAGCATCGCGGGCCTTGCCAATCAGATGCCTGCCGCGGCGGCTCCCCCGCCGCCCGTGCGGGCGGCGAGTGCGGAGCCGGTCTCCCCGCCTCCCCCGAAACCCGTGACGAGTGTTCCCTCCGCGGCTCCGAGCCCGGCGCTGGAGAAGACGGACGACGCGGGTCGGTCAGATGGTCAGGTGCTCGATCGAAAGGTGGATGCATCCGGGCGGATGCGGATCGGTTCCGGGTTGGTCAAGAAGGCAGAGTTGCTCAAGAGTGGAACCACTCAGGTGACGATCATCCAGAACGGGGACGTGATCGAAGTGCTGCCCTATGACCCCAACGCCAGCGGGGCGTTCTATGCCTCGGTGAATCCAGACGGCTTCATGTTGCCCAAGGCGATGCTGGCTGGCACTGGAGGTCAGGACTTTACTCTGACGATCACCCCTGGACGCTTGGTGGTCAAACCCAAGTCCTGA
- a CDS encoding thiamine pyrophosphate-dependent dehydrogenase E1 component subunit alpha, with amino-acid sequence MTTHPEASAAPVHRAPDLTPDLKKKMYEAMVTSRVIDEVTISMNRSGQGFFWIGGPGEEAFGVSLGMQVKKGCGPDFDYLHLHYRSNPILVAMGARPIDTLRQMRSTQTDPYSGGRNFVNHYAIHAWNVTPVTPTIETQYVMAPGTAWVQKRHGGDGLTIVNGGDAGSAEGDFASCLNWATRPGCELPILIIVNHNGFGISTPAGQVQSSGNLARRAEPYGIRWAVVDGNDVLESWKAIAEAMYYIRTERKPFCLQANVSRLHGHSSASGGNRVPDEVDPILRFEAHLEEEGLLSRAECEATWERIRAQMKDDLRQVLSEPLATDRDRFIYFDGERPEFVSPDVSAR; translated from the coding sequence ATGACCACCCACCCAGAAGCCAGCGCCGCGCCCGTCCACCGAGCGCCCGACCTGACACCTGACCTCAAAAAAAAGATGTACGAGGCGATGGTGACGAGCCGGGTCATCGACGAGGTGACCATCTCGATGAACCGCTCTGGCCAAGGCTTCTTCTGGATCGGTGGTCCCGGGGAAGAGGCCTTCGGCGTCAGTTTGGGCATGCAGGTCAAAAAAGGCTGCGGGCCGGACTTCGACTACCTGCACCTGCACTACCGAAGCAATCCCATCTTGGTGGCGATGGGCGCTCGCCCGATCGACACGCTGCGGCAGATGCGCTCCACCCAAACCGACCCATATTCAGGGGGTCGGAACTTCGTGAACCACTACGCCATTCACGCCTGGAATGTCACGCCGGTGACGCCAACCATCGAGACCCAGTACGTCATGGCGCCCGGGACCGCTTGGGTGCAAAAACGGCACGGCGGGGACGGTCTCACCATCGTGAACGGGGGAGACGCCGGCTCGGCGGAAGGAGACTTCGCCTCCTGTCTCAACTGGGCAACCCGGCCTGGCTGCGAGTTGCCTATCCTGATCATCGTCAATCACAACGGCTTTGGTATTTCCACCCCGGCAGGCCAGGTTCAGAGCAGTGGCAACCTGGCTCGGCGTGCGGAGCCCTACGGCATTCGCTGGGCGGTGGTCGATGGCAATGATGTGCTCGAAAGTTGGAAAGCCATTGCGGAGGCGATGTACTACATTCGGACCGAGCGAAAGCCGTTCTGTCTTCAGGCCAACGTCAGTCGCCTGCACGGTCACTCTTCGGCCTCTGGGGGCAACCGAGTGCCCGATGAGGTCGATCCGATTCTCCGTTTTGAAGCCCATCTCGAGGAAGAGGGCCTGCTCTCTCGGGCAGAATGCGAAGCCACCTGGGAACGCATCCGGGCGCAGATGAAGGACGACCTGAGGCAGGTGCTGTCCGAACCCCTGGCCACCGACCGCGACCGGTTCATTTATTTCGACGGCGAGCGTCCCGAATTCGTCTCGCCCGACGTCTCTGCGAGGTAA
- a CDS encoding transketolase C-terminal domain-containing protein gives MATIAQAIRLALHYGEQHLGVTDIFGEDVGPPLGGVFTATQGLQTAWNSPLDERGIIGTAMGIAMAGGKPVAEIQFADYIFNTIDLLKLAGNCHWSSYGQYHLPMVVMTPVGAGIHGSIYHSHSFESVASHIPGWKIVAPSNARDAYGLMIAAIKEPNPVMYLKSKALMRAIGDELIPGEPADRRELDAMINAPLGDRSDWKPRWPEGLTDYTVEIGRAHVARPGRDVTVISYSRMLPMCVQVAQELAEKEGVSAEVIDLRTIYPLDMDTIAESVRKTGRVLVVNEDTEVTNFGEHVIRKLIERCFYHLEAPPSLLAGADVPGIGLSPPLEDASVPQPAQIRQKLLELVRAQ, from the coding sequence ATGGCCACGATCGCGCAAGCCATTCGACTCGCACTGCATTACGGCGAACAGCACCTCGGCGTAACGGACATCTTCGGGGAAGATGTGGGACCGCCGCTGGGTGGCGTGTTTACCGCGACCCAGGGCCTTCAGACCGCCTGGAATTCACCGCTCGACGAGCGGGGCATCATCGGTACCGCCATGGGCATCGCAATGGCCGGAGGGAAGCCGGTTGCCGAGATTCAGTTCGCGGACTACATCTTCAACACCATCGACCTGCTCAAGCTGGCTGGGAATTGCCATTGGTCGAGCTATGGCCAGTACCACTTGCCCATGGTGGTGATGACCCCGGTGGGGGCAGGCATCCACGGCTCTATCTATCACTCTCACTCGTTCGAGAGCGTGGCCTCGCACATCCCCGGCTGGAAGATTGTGGCCCCCTCGAACGCCCGAGACGCCTACGGACTGATGATCGCGGCCATCAAAGAACCAAACCCGGTGATGTACCTCAAGTCGAAGGCACTGATGCGGGCCATCGGGGATGAGTTGATTCCTGGCGAACCCGCGGACCGGCGGGAACTGGACGCGATGATCAACGCGCCGTTGGGCGACCGAAGCGATTGGAAACCGCGTTGGCCAGAAGGGTTAACGGATTACACCGTTGAAATCGGCCGCGCCCACGTCGCCCGTCCAGGTCGAGATGTCACCGTCATTTCCTACAGTCGCATGTTGCCTATGTGCGTCCAGGTGGCGCAGGAATTGGCTGAGAAGGAGGGCGTCTCGGCGGAGGTGATCGACCTGAGAACCATCTATCCGCTCGACATGGATACCATCGCAGAGTCGGTCCGAAAGACGGGGCGCGTGCTGGTGGTGAACGAAGACACCGAGGTCACCAACTTTGGTGAGCACGTGATTCGCAAGCTGATCGAGCGTTGCTTCTATCACCTGGAGGCGCCCCCCAGTCTGCTGGCTGGTGCGGATGTGCCGGGCATTGGACTCTCGCCCCCGCTGGAAGACGCCAGCGTGCCGCAACCCGCGCAGATCAGGCAAAAGCTGCTCGAACTGGTCAGAGCCCAGTAA
- a CDS encoding aconitate hydratase, whose protein sequence is MPTIETTPDALRATYEKMAENVAIVRDRLKRPLTLSEKILFGHLDQPQSQPIDAGKAYLMLRPDRVIMQDATAQMAILQFMQAGVFQTAVPTTVHADHLIQAYQGAAKDTEVASITNREVYDFLRSAASKYGMGFWGPGSGIIHQVVLENYAAPGTLMIGSDSHTPNAGGLGMIAVGVGGADTVDVMAGFAWELLQPKLIGVKLTGTLNGWASPKDIILWVAGQLTVKGGTNAIVEYFGPGTESLSCTGKATICNMGAEIGATSSVFPYDARMRVYLEATERADLVPVIEAYQHLLVPDAEVLAAPERFYDQVLELDLSTLEPHIVGPHSPDYARPISRLAADAKAQGWPMEVSAALIGSCTNSSYEDMHRASQVAAQAAQVGSKSAAKLSISPGSAAVFETARRDGLTVAFEDIGAVVMANACGPCIGQWKRDEFKKGEKNTIVSSFNRNFPGRNDANPETFAFVASPEITIALGLAGSLAFNPLTDDLAAPDGKRIKLTAPTPSPEVPPNGYVGRRFAYEAPAADPEKVQVVVPEGSERLQILEPFSRLVVAEYADMPVLIKTKGKTTTDHISPAGPWLRFRGHLDRISDNMLTGAINAWTGERGTTQNAFTREINQDVPAVARDYKARGHRWVVIGDENYGEGSSREHAAMSPRFLGGAAVIVRSFARIHETNLKKQGILPLTFVDPSDYEKIQEGDTLSLENLQDLAPHTTINALIKHRDGTQEVIALHHTMNQEQIGWFHAGGALNLLRQKAGAPAR, encoded by the coding sequence ATGCCCACCATCGAGACCACCCCTGATGCGTTGCGCGCCACCTATGAAAAGATGGCCGAAAACGTCGCCATCGTGCGCGACCGTCTCAAGCGGCCGTTGACGCTGTCGGAGAAGATTCTGTTCGGTCACCTTGACCAGCCGCAGAGCCAGCCGATCGATGCAGGCAAAGCCTACCTGATGCTCCGACCCGACCGGGTGATCATGCAGGATGCAACGGCTCAGATGGCCATTCTCCAGTTCATGCAGGCCGGAGTGTTCCAGACCGCCGTCCCGACCACCGTCCACGCCGACCACTTGATTCAGGCCTATCAGGGCGCTGCCAAGGACACGGAAGTGGCCAGCATCACCAACCGCGAAGTCTACGATTTTCTGCGCTCAGCAGCGTCCAAGTATGGGATGGGGTTCTGGGGCCCCGGCTCGGGCATCATCCACCAGGTGGTTCTGGAAAACTATGCCGCGCCGGGCACCCTGATGATCGGTTCGGACTCCCACACGCCCAACGCCGGCGGCCTTGGAATGATTGCGGTTGGGGTCGGTGGCGCGGACACCGTGGACGTCATGGCTGGTTTTGCCTGGGAATTGCTGCAGCCCAAGCTGATTGGGGTGAAACTGACGGGCACGCTCAACGGATGGGCCTCTCCGAAGGACATCATTCTGTGGGTGGCGGGCCAATTGACGGTCAAGGGGGGCACCAACGCCATCGTGGAATACTTCGGTCCTGGAACCGAGTCGCTTTCCTGCACCGGCAAGGCCACCATCTGCAACATGGGCGCTGAAATTGGCGCCACATCTTCGGTGTTCCCTTACGACGCACGCATGCGGGTCTATCTGGAAGCCACCGAGCGGGCGGACCTGGTACCGGTCATTGAGGCTTATCAGCACCTGCTGGTGCCGGATGCCGAGGTGCTGGCGGCGCCCGAGCGTTTCTATGACCAGGTGCTGGAACTCGACCTCTCCACCCTTGAACCTCACATCGTGGGTCCTCATAGCCCCGATTACGCGCGCCCGATCTCGCGCCTGGCAGCGGACGCGAAGGCCCAGGGCTGGCCGATGGAAGTGTCGGCGGCCTTGATCGGCTCCTGCACCAACTCAAGCTACGAAGACATGCACCGGGCCTCCCAGGTGGCCGCCCAAGCCGCCCAAGTGGGGAGCAAGAGCGCGGCCAAGCTGTCGATCTCGCCTGGTTCGGCGGCCGTGTTCGAAACGGCTCGGCGGGACGGCTTGACCGTCGCGTTCGAGGACATCGGCGCGGTGGTCATGGCCAACGCGTGTGGGCCTTGCATCGGTCAGTGGAAGCGCGACGAGTTCAAGAAGGGTGAGAAGAACACCATCGTGAGTTCGTTCAACCGGAACTTCCCGGGGCGGAACGACGCCAACCCCGAAACCTTCGCCTTCGTGGCGAGCCCTGAGATCACGATCGCCCTGGGCCTGGCAGGTTCGTTGGCGTTCAACCCCCTGACGGACGATCTCGCCGCTCCAGACGGGAAGCGCATCAAGCTCACCGCACCGACCCCTTCGCCCGAAGTGCCACCAAACGGCTACGTGGGGCGCCGCTTTGCCTACGAGGCGCCGGCGGCGGACCCGGAAAAGGTCCAGGTCGTGGTGCCAGAAGGCTCCGAGCGTCTGCAAATTCTGGAACCGTTCAGTCGGTTGGTCGTGGCGGAGTACGCCGACATGCCCGTTCTGATCAAAACCAAGGGCAAGACGACCACGGACCATATCTCCCCCGCCGGCCCCTGGCTGCGCTTCCGTGGACACCTCGACCGCATTTCGGACAACATGCTCACCGGGGCGATCAATGCGTGGACCGGCGAACGGGGCACGACCCAGAACGCCTTCACGCGGGAAATCAACCAGGACGTGCCGGCTGTGGCACGCGATTACAAGGCACGTGGTCATCGCTGGGTGGTCATCGGCGATGAAAACTATGGAGAGGGCAGCAGCCGGGAACACGCGGCCATGAGCCCGCGTTTTCTGGGCGGTGCGGCCGTGATCGTGCGGTCATTTGCCCGCATCCACGAAACCAACCTCAAGAAGCAGGGCATTCTGCCCCTGACGTTCGTCGATCCGTCCGACTACGAGAAGATTCAGGAAGGCGACACGCTTTCGCTGGAAAACCTGCAAGACCTCGCGCCGCATACGACCATCAACGCGCTGATCAAGCATCGCGACGGAACTCAGGAAGTGATTGCGTTGCATCACACCATGAACCAGGAGCAAATCGGCTGGTTCCACGCTGGTGGGGCCCTCAACCTGCTGAGGCAGAAAGCCGGAGCCCCCGCACGCTGA
- a CDS encoding SEL1-like repeat protein, which yields MSRILSNVTLVLACVLGLSQPVQARPANSDALTANVEAFRKSAAAGNVEALVHLGVIHEYGLGVAKDEVTAARWYRLAAERGEVQAQFRLGYLHDHGIGVAADKASAFKWYLRAAEKGLPQAMYSVGHMLDGGIGVSENNVRAVDWYLKAADANHADAQVALGLMLDAGEGVNEDDRMAVTWFERAAEQEHPGGEVCLGVMHYRGAGVPRDPVKAAHWFRKAGNRGDAQALFNLAVLHANGEGVPRDDAEALKLLERSAQEGGTEALIHLGDMFAKGRGVKRDPVTAASWYQIALRTGRVDARGMWDRTTRDLTLQQKDVARRLADTWQKRRDEAMRTSMMR from the coding sequence TTGAGCCGCATCCTTTCGAACGTGACCCTCGTGCTCGCCTGTGTGCTGGGCTTGTCTCAACCTGTACAGGCCAGACCCGCGAACTCCGATGCCCTCACCGCTAATGTGGAGGCCTTTCGCAAGTCCGCCGCGGCAGGGAATGTGGAAGCCCTGGTCCACTTGGGTGTCATTCACGAGTATGGCCTGGGCGTCGCCAAGGATGAAGTCACCGCGGCCCGCTGGTATCGGCTGGCTGCCGAACGGGGCGAGGTGCAGGCCCAGTTCCGCCTGGGCTACCTCCACGATCACGGCATCGGAGTCGCAGCGGACAAAGCCAGTGCCTTCAAATGGTACCTCCGCGCGGCAGAAAAAGGCCTTCCTCAGGCCATGTACAGCGTGGGGCACATGCTGGACGGCGGCATCGGCGTGAGCGAGAACAACGTCCGCGCAGTGGATTGGTACCTCAAAGCGGCTGATGCGAATCACGCGGATGCCCAGGTCGCCCTCGGCTTGATGCTGGATGCGGGCGAAGGGGTGAATGAAGATGATCGCATGGCCGTGACCTGGTTCGAGCGGGCCGCAGAGCAGGAACATCCAGGCGGTGAAGTGTGTTTGGGGGTCATGCACTACCGCGGCGCCGGTGTGCCCCGCGACCCCGTCAAGGCCGCCCACTGGTTCCGCAAGGCAGGTAACCGAGGAGACGCCCAGGCCCTGTTCAACCTGGCGGTATTGCACGCCAATGGCGAGGGAGTCCCGCGCGATGATGCCGAGGCTCTGAAGCTGTTGGAACGCTCCGCGCAGGAGGGAGGAACGGAAGCCCTGATTCACCTGGGCGACATGTTCGCCAAGGGCCGCGGTGTCAAACGGGACCCGGTGACGGCCGCGTCCTGGTACCAGATTGCCCTCCGCACGGGACGAGTCGACGCGCGCGGCATGTGGGACAGGACCACGCGCGACCTTACCTTGCAGCAAAAGGACGTGGCCCGCCGCCTGGCCGACACCTGGCAGAAGCGCCGAGACGAGGCCATGCGCACCTCGATGATGCGCTGA
- a CDS encoding glycosyltransferase family 2 protein, protein MKLVIQIPCYNEAATLPVTLAALPLQVPGVDRVEILVIDDGSTDQTAEVARRAGVDQVLELGQHKGLARAFVAGLDAALRMGADVIVNTDADNQYAGEDIGSLVAPVLKNQADLVVGERWGPGVEAFSPLKRRLQKMGSWVVRQASNTRIPDTTSGFRAISREAAMRTIVFSDFTYTLETLIQAGNRGLRITHVPVRTNRAERPSRLFDGIWQYTLRSAATILRIYAMYQPLRVFALAGLSFALPGFLLLLRFLYFYWTDGGGGHVQSLLVAAACGIIGFQMMLFGVLADLTAGNRRVLEDVLFHVKKVEYGGQNGERNGLDASSQPNALCDLSSERA, encoded by the coding sequence GTGAAACTGGTCATCCAGATTCCCTGTTACAACGAGGCCGCCACCCTCCCCGTGACGCTGGCGGCCCTGCCATTGCAGGTGCCAGGTGTGGACCGGGTGGAGATCCTGGTCATCGACGACGGGTCAACCGATCAGACGGCGGAAGTGGCGCGTCGAGCCGGCGTGGACCAGGTGCTGGAACTCGGCCAGCACAAAGGACTGGCCCGCGCATTCGTGGCAGGACTGGATGCGGCGTTGCGAATGGGCGCGGATGTCATCGTCAACACGGACGCCGACAATCAATACGCCGGCGAGGACATCGGATCCCTGGTCGCTCCGGTGCTCAAAAACCAGGCGGATCTCGTGGTGGGCGAACGCTGGGGACCTGGCGTGGAAGCCTTCTCACCGCTGAAACGGCGCCTTCAAAAGATGGGCAGTTGGGTCGTGCGGCAGGCCTCTAACACGCGCATCCCGGACACCACCAGCGGCTTCCGCGCCATCAGTCGCGAAGCGGCCATGCGGACGATTGTGTTCTCGGACTTTACTTACACGCTAGAAACCCTGATTCAGGCCGGCAATCGCGGTTTGCGCATCACCCACGTGCCGGTTCGAACCAACCGGGCCGAACGTCCATCCAGGCTTTTTGATGGCATCTGGCAGTACACGCTGCGTTCGGCTGCCACGATCCTGCGCATCTACGCCATGTACCAGCCCCTGCGGGTCTTCGCCCTGGCCGGGCTCAGCTTTGCGTTGCCGGGTTTCCTCCTGCTGCTGAGGTTTCTGTACTTTTACTGGACGGACGGCGGCGGAGGGCACGTCCAATCCCTGCTGGTCGCCGCTGCCTGCGGCATCATCGGCTTTCAGATGATGTTGTTCGGCGTGCTCGCAGACCTCACCGCGGGCAATCGTCGGGTGCTGGAAGACGTCCTGTTCCACGTCAAGAAGGTCGAGTACGGTGGGCAGAACGGTGAGCGGAATGGCCTGGACGCATCGTCTCAGCCCAACGCTCTGTGCGACCTCTCCTCGGAGCGGGCCTGA